The DNA segment TGTCAATGGAAGATCGCGGGCCAGGGGGCTGGGTGAGCCCCCGGCGGGCCGCCGCAAGCAGCAGTGCTTTATCCGCAGCAGCCCGCCCAGTGATCCGCAATTCAGTTCGATACCGGCATCAAGCGCCGAAGCCTCCGTCGATTGTCTGGAGGGAGCCGGTAATCATTGCGCCGTGAGGTCCGGCGATATAGGCGGTAAGCTCGGCGATTTCGTCCGGTGTGGCATGCCGCTTGATCGCCATGAAGCTGTGCATCGTCTCGGCCATCGGCCCGTCGGCCGGGTTCATGTCGCTGTCGGTCGGCCCGGGCTGGATGCTGTTGACCGTTATTCCCCGGTCGCCAAGATCGCGAGCCAGGCCGCGAACCATGCCCTGCATCGCCGACTTGGTCAGCGCATATGCGGCACCGCCCGCGAAGGGCATGCGATCGCCATTAACCGACCCGATGACGATGATGCGTCCGTTGTCGTTCATCCGCCGCGCTGCCTCGACCGCCGCGTGATAGGGCGCCCGGACATTGACATCGATCATGTGATCGATCGCATCGGCCTCCAGTTCCAGCGGGTCGCCCAGCACGAGCGAGCCGGCCGCGATGACGATGACGTCGAGGGGACCACGATCGGCGACGGTTGCGATCAGTTCGCTCCGGTCGGCGCTGTCGGTCCGGATCGCGGAGGCGCCGGTTTCGGCCGCGAGATCTTCGGCCGCCTGCTTCGAGCCGGCATAGGTGAAGGCGACTTCGCCGCCGCCTGCCGAAAAGCGGCGCACGATTGCCGCGCCGATGCCACGGCTGCCGCCTAGAATCAGAACATTCTTGGTGTTGAAATCATCCATGAGGTTTCTCCAGTGTTTGGGGCGTATTCGAAACGAAGGGGCGCCCGTCCCGGTCCTGCGCCTCTGGACTTGAAGATGAACTGCAGGCATTGTCCGGACTAGCCGTAAAAAGCTGGATCTAGTTGACGGGATTACCGAACAATGATGAAACTCGACGGCGTTGTTGCGTTCGTCGTGACGGCAGAAGCCGGTTCGATCAGCGCGGCGTCAAGGCGGCTGGGCCTAGCCAAGTCGGTGGTGAGCGAGCGGCTTGCCGAGTTGGAGCGAACCCTGGGGACGACACTTGTCCAGCGATCAACCCGCAAGTTGTCCCTGACTAACGGAGGCCGTTCCTTCCTGCCGCGAGCACAGCGCATCCTGCGCGAAGTGGAGGAGGCTTCTTCCGAATTGGCGGCGCGGAGCGGCAAGCTGGCCGGGCCCCTGCGCATCTCCGCGCCCGTGGGGTTCGGCAATCTTCATCTCGGGCCCGCTCTCGGGCGGTTCCTTCGTGACTATCCCGAGATCGACCTTTCTCTAGAACTCGACGACAATTTCGTCGACGCGGCGAGCGGAGGTTTCGACGCCGTGTTGAGGCACGGCGCGATTGGCGATGGACGCCTCATTGCCAGGCGCCTGGCGTCGAGCCGGCGCCTGCTGGTCGCGTCGCCGGGATACCTGGATGAGTGCGGAATACCCACGACACTCGCCGAACTGGAGCGGCACAGGGGCATTCTCTATTCCAACCGGGCAAGCGATTGGCGGTTTGCGACGGCCAGCGGCTGGTCGGTGATCCGCCCGCGGGCGGGATTGCGCGTGAACAGCGGCATGCTCATGCGCGAAGCGGCAACGGAAGGCTTGGGGATCGCCCTGTTGCCCACCTTCTTCATCCACGAAGCGCTTGCCAATGGCACGTTGACGCAGATCGACATCGGACAACAGGCGGAAGGAGCGGAGCTCTTCCTGACATATCCGAAGGACCATGGTGCCTCAGCGAAGATCCGGGCTTTCGGCGATAGCCTTCGCCGCACCTTCGGCAGTCCGCCTTACTGGGAGAAAATCCCCGGGATATAGGCTCATTTGCCGTCGCGATCCGGGCATTTGTTGAAAGGGCGCCGAAGATCACAAGGTTCTGGCGACACTCGGCAAGTTGGTTGCTTCTGCATTATGCCCCTGCAAGAGGGCAGCTCATCACTTTGGATCCGGTCTCCTGAAGACAATGCCCGGCAGGCCAATTTGTGCCGCGAGAGGTTCTGCCGGCAGGGGCGGACACTCCGGCCGGTCTGACCATTCAGTCGCGGTGGAAGAAGGCAGGCTTGCCGGCAAGAACATTGGCAGCCATTTCGCCGCCGTCGTGGAAGGCCAGCGCGCCGCCCGGAAGGGTATCGTCCCAGAAGCCTGGATCGGCATATTGGGAGAGGGCGGTTTCATAGCGCGCCACTCGGTCTGCCTGTTGGGAGAGAAGTGCGTCTGCGGCGCGCACTTCCTCGAAGTCGTCCCCTTTGCCTTCGCGTACCAGCTGCGAAAGATCCTGGCGGTTGATAGCGTCGAAGTAATCGGCAACGAAGCGCCGCGCGAATTCGGTGGAAGGCCGGCCTTGTGCCGGACTCGCGGGCAGGACCGCGTACTTGGCCATTTTCAGGTCAATCCTTTTCACGTGCGGCACGTGCGTTGAGATCGGCCCAGAGCTTTTCGGTGCCGGCTTCCTGGGCCTTGTTCACATACTGCGAGGCGACGAGCCAGCCCTTGATAAATTGCAGGGGAACGATGCACCCGATTGCCAGGAGCGGAAACGAGGTCACCAGGTGAACCCAGAATGGCGGGTCGAATTTCACCTGCAGCCAGACTGCGAAGAACGTCAGCGGAAAGGCGACGATGCATAGGGAAAAGAATGCAGGCCCGTCATCGGGGGCGGCAAAGTCGTAGGAGAGGCCGCAGTTCGGGCACTTGTCGTTCAGTTTGAGCCACTTGCGAAACATCTTCCCCTTGCCGCAGCGCGGGCAAAGACCCCTGGCGCCGCAGTGGAATATCCACTGGCCCTTGTTGGGTTGCTGGTTGTCTTCGTCAGCCATGGGGCAAGTCCATTCGCTTTTTTTGCAGGGAATCGGTCGTTGCAATATATGATATTTGCATGCATACAAAGTCAATGCAAAGTGTGCAGCAAAAGTGGCTCCCGGATATCGGGCAGTCTGAAGGACCAGTCTATCTGGCGATTTGCGCCGCCCTCGAGCGCGATATCGAGGGGGGGCGACTGAGCGCCGGCGATCGGCTGCCGCCGCAGCGCGAACTCGCCGAAACTCTGGGGATCGATCCCGGGACCGTGACGCGCGCCTATGCCGAAGCGCGCCGGCAAGGCCTCATCGATGCCGAGGGGCGGCGCGGCAGCTTTGTCAGGGGAAGGGAGACCAGCGCGGTTTCAGCCGAGATTGCCCCATTCGACACCGGCATGAACCTGCCCCCCATTCCGGCGCGCAGCACATTTGCCGCGCGCTTCATGGCCACATTGCAGGCGGTCATGACGGGGCCTTCAGCGATCAACCGAATGCAGTACCAGCCCGCTGGCGGAGCGCCTGAGGATCGACACGCCGGCGCCGAATGGCTCGCCGCCAGCGGCATGGAGGCGAATGAGGACAATGTCCTGGTCACGAGCGGAGCGCAGACCGCGCTTCATGCGATTGCCAGTTCGGTCCTCCAGCCGGGCGATATCGTCTGCACCGGACCTTTCGTCTATCCCGGCTGGACGGCGATTTGCCGGAGGGCCAATGTGACGTTGCTCCCCCTCGCTGCCGACGATCAGGGTATTGACCCGGATGCCTTCGCACGCGCCTGCGCTTCCTCGCAGGTGCGCGCAATCTACATTGTGCCGGACAACGAAAATCCGACCACGGCGACGCTCTGTCCGGATCGGCGGGAGCGCATTGTGCAGATTGCCCGGCGGCACGATGTTCTGATTATCGAGGACGATTCCTACTCGCGATTGGGCGAGAAAGGCCCCGCTCCGCTGGCGGCTTTGGCGCCGGAGCGGACGTGGCATGTGTGCAGCTTGTCCAAACTGATCTCGCCGTCCTTGCGTATCGCCTATCTGCGCGCGCCGCGCCTGCGCGATGCCTTGCAGCTGGCCACCGATACATACGAGACAACGGTGATGCCGCCGCCGCTCAATCTTGCGGTATCGACGCAATGGCTGCGCGATGGAACATGGTCGAGGCTGATCGATGAGGTGCGGGGCGAGTGCAAGGCGCGGCAGGCGATCGTCGCCCAGACTCTGCCTGCTGGTAGTTATCGCGGGGCCCCCGCCGGTTATCACCTCTGGGTTCCGCTTGGCGAAGCGGTGCAGTCCTACGAACTTGTCAGCGCGTTGCGTCCCCTGGGCGTTTCGGTGGTATCGAGCGAGCAGTTCCGCGTGGGCCCGGAGACGTCCGGGCGCGCCGTGCGGCTTTCGATCGGCGGCAATCTCGACCGTAACCAACTCGCGCGCGCGCTGGGTCTTCTTGACGCCATGCTTCATCACCGGGCCGGGCGGTCGAGTCCATTGATCTGACAGGCATGGCTTCGCTTACATCGTGTTCGGGAAACCGAGGTTCAGAAGCCGTTGCGATGCCTTTCGATAATGACGCGAAGAGGCCATTTGCGCAGCGCTGAGCCGGGCCGCAACTCGCATGTAGCGCGGTCGCGCTCAGCGGGCTCCTGATGCCAGGCGGCGTCCGGTGACAAGGGTCTGGATGATGAAGAGAACCATCAGGATCGAGCCCACGGCGCCGACGAAGACATCGAATCCGGACGTCGTGCCGAAGATCCCTTTGCCGCTTCCCAGCAACATCATCATCAGCGTCAGGCCAATCAGCATGAAGCGCAGCTCGGTCGGGCCGGCGGACAGATAGGAGAGTTTGAACTCGCCGATGACCCGTGCTGCCAGGTAGGCATGAATGGAGAGCAGGAGATAGCCCACCAGCGCCACTGTCGCCACGTTCATGGCTATGTAGGGGCTTGCGCCCAGGCCCCATACGATGAGGACGGTGGTCAGCCCGTCGCAGCTGTGGTCGATGAAATAGCCGTAAGCGGGCCGCTCAATCTGGCGGAAGCGGGCGAGGCTTCCGTCCATCGAATCCCCGAACCACTGGACAATGTAGCCCGCAATCGACAGCCATAGCCACTGCCAGGCCCAGTTGCTGGCAGCATAGCCGGCAAAGGTCATGACGGCCCCGACGATGCCAAGCGCTGTCAGGATGTCCGGAGTAACCCAGCCGGGCATGTGCGCGCAGAGCCATTGCAGGATGCGCCGCTCCGAGCGCGCAAGCAGGTTCTGCTGAATGCGCACCATCGGGCCGGCGTGGGTGTCGGGGCTTGAACTCATTCGGGTAACCTTGTGGAGATTGCGCGGCCGCGGTTGCGGCGATCGCGCTTCAGCTCAGATGGACTGGCTGGCGAGGCGGCGGACAAGCTTGCTGACCATCAATTGGCCGTGGGCTGAGCCCATGGCGACGGAGAGGAGCGTCCCGGGAAAGGCGGCATCGTGCGCGCCCAGAAAGTGCGCGGCAGGACGCGCGCCGCCAAGCAGATCAAAGGCCAGTTCATAGACCTCGCTGCGGCGCTTCCATTGCTGCGAAGATCTGGGCGGGGAGGCCCACTGCCTGCCGCAGGGAGAAGGCGGGTCGCGCAATACGCGTCCGAGGGTCATAGTTGAGCCTGTCCGTCCGCCCAGTACGGATACTGCGTGGTGCCCAGTTCCCTGCGCAATTTGCTGATGCGACGTTCGTAATGCGAAACGAGGTCGAAATGCGAGCCGCAGTGTTGCGGGGCTTCGCCATCGCCCTTGCGCATAAGAGCAATCTGGTGATGGTACAGAAGCTGATTGAGGTCCAAGACTGCTCTCCTTCATGCGGGAGCGCGTTGGTCTCTCAGTCGCCGATATGCAAAAAGGGGCCGGCGATAATCTACTGTAATCCAAAAGAGTCTCGCTGGCTAGTGCAGCCCAAAATTTCGTTGCCTTGAAATTTGCAATTGAAAGCTCTATATGGCTTTCGCTACGTCGCTCCATGACGAGATAATTTTCAGCATCTGCTGCAATCTCGATTTCCTCTACAGCTTCCTGGCAATCATTTCCCGGAATGCATTTTGAGCATCGGGGCTGGGCAACGCTTTTTCAGGATTTATTGAAGTGGCTAAAGAAGAACTACTGACAATGGAAGGTTCGGTCGAGGAAGTACTTCCCGATGGACGTTTCGCCGTGCTGCTGGACAATGAGCATCGGATCATCGCCTATACGGCTGGCAAGATGCGCAAGTTCCGGATTCGCACGGTGGCCGGAGACCGCGTTCATGTTGAAATGACGCCTTACGATCTCAGCAAGGGACGTATCGTCTTTCGTGAGCGTTCGCCTGGGCAGCCCGGGCCGGGCAAGGGACGTGGCAATTTTAAAAGATAGACAGAAAACGAAGGGAAGCGGCTTTGGCCGCTATCAGAGGAATTGATGATCAATACCATTTCGGACGCATTTGGGCGTCCCCACAAGAAGAACGGCAGTGAAAAGCTGCCCTTTTCGATCAAGCATACGCTTGAAAAGACGCGCAGTTCGCTTTCCGTGCAGGAGCTCAAGCTCCTTGTCGCGGCAATGGTGGACTGAAACGCGCATCGGGTCGGGCTTTGCCCGGCCTCGGTTTTCCATGAAAATCGATCGGCTACACCGCAGGAGGGGCTATATGCCTGACTCCTGCGTTGTCAGTTGCCGGCGGGTTTGACCCCGTCGTCGGCCTGCGAGGCTTCCTGCTCTTGCCTGGCTTCCAGTTGCGCGCGTTCCCTGGCGGAGCGCGTCGTTTCAAGCTTCTGGATCCGGTCGGACATAGCCTGCCAGGCCGCAGCCGAGCGCAGTTCGCGCTGGCGGACATTGTCGAGGATTGACTGATCTGCGGCAAGGGTCGCGGCGCGGACGCGCTCGTCGCAGAAGGTGCGGGTCAGGCTCATTCGAGGGGCTCTCCGCGAGATCGGGTAGATGGGAAGGTCAGGGCTGTCCTGAGACAGCCCTGCATTTTGCGCGATCAGGCCTCGCGCAGGTTCGTTGCCGAAGCCTTGCCGTTGCGGCCGACTTCAACTTCGTAGGAAATGCGCTGGTTCTTTTCGAGCGTGTGCATGCCTGCTGCCTGAACCGCCGAGACGTGAACGAAGCTGTCATCGCCGCCGTTGTCCGGCGAAATGAAGCCGAAGCCCTTGTCGGTGTTGAAGAATTTTACGGTGCCGATAGGCATTGGTGTTTCCTTTCAAGAAACGATGTTCCCGGCGCACAAAGCGCGCGACCGGATCACGTCAAACCGTCAGAGAAAGGGAAATCGTCTCAGATGGGAAAATTACCGAAGCAGACGTCGGCTCAAAAACCAGAATTGTCGAAACCCGTCGCAAATTCGACGTTCGGCCTTGTAGCATGGATTGTGCAATGCAGCCAGAAAATTCGCCGTTGAAGATTGGCGGATTAAATTCGAACGTAAATGAAATATAGTTCGTATTGGCGCGAAGTTGGGAAATCACAGACTTTCTAAACTGCATGAGGCCGGCAGCAATTATCACGCATGCTTTGCCGATCGTGCGAGTATGAGCGGCTTTGCTCTTGTTTGCATGGCAGGCTACAGACGTGCCCATGACAGGATGCGGATGCGAGCCCACTGCAGTTGAAACGGCGGCCCAGCGGCGCGTGCTGTGGCTGGCCTTGTCCTTGAATGCCGCCATGTTCGTGGTGGAAGTGACAGTTGGCCTGCTTGTCGGGTCGACGGCTGTCCTGGCTGACGGTCTCGACATGTTATCCGACGCGACGGTCTATGCGATTGCGCTTGCCGCGATCGGGCGCAGTGCGCGCTTCAAGGTCAACTCCGCAAGGCTCAGCGGTGTCCTGCTGCTGGCCCTTGGCATTGCCTTGCTGTGGGAAGTGGCGCGCCGGCTCCAGGTGGGAGTAGCACCTGAAGGCTTGTGGATGATGGCCGTTTCCCTGCCGGCGTTGGCCGTCAATGTCATCGTGCTGCGCCTGCTTTCACACCAGCGCAATGGCGAGGTGCATCTAAGGGCGGCGTGGATCTTCACGCGGGCCGACGTCGTGGCCAATGTGGCCGTGATCTTCTCGGGCCTTGCCGTCATGCTGACGGGCCTTCGCTACTTCGATCTCTTCGTCGGCGCGGCAATCGGTGTCTATGTCATTCGCGAAGCGCTGGAGATCCTCAAGGATGCGCGGTCGGAGCGAAACTCCCCCGCCTGACCGGAGCGCGCCGATCGAAAAGCTTTCGCGTTCTGAGTGAACGAACCGGAACCCCGGGCATTTAACAATCCGGATGACGTGGAGTATGCCCTGCCTATGGAGCACCAGGCCCTTGTTTTTGCACTGATCGGCGTTCTGGGGATCGGGGCGCAGTGGATCGCGTGGCGCACGGGATGGCCGGCGATCGCGCTGATGCTGTTTGCAGGCGTTATCGCAGGGCCGATCACCGGGCTGGTCCTGCCGGAACAGACTTTCGGTGAACTGCTGGAGCCGATGATTTCGGTGGCTGTCGCGCTGATCCTGTTCGAGGGCGGCCTCAATCTCAATTTTCGCGAACTGCGCAAGACCGAGGGGGCAGTGACGCGGCTCGTGCTCATCGGTGTGCCGGTGGGCTGGGGCCTTGGCGCCATCGCCTGCTATTACCTGGCGGGGCTGGTTTGGCCGGTGGCGATCCTGTTTGCCGGCATACTGGTCGTGACCGGCCCTACGGTCGTGCTTCCTCTCCTGCGCCAAAGCAACGTGGCGCCGCGACCGCGTGCGATCCTCAAGTGGGAGGCGATCGTCAATGATCCGATCGGGGCGCTCTGCGCGGTCATTACCTACGAGTACCTTCGGCGGGCGGAAGCCGGCGGAACGCTGATTGCCGTCGTCATCTCGCTCTTGGCTGCCGCCGTCGTGGCCGGACTGATCGGCTACGCCGTGGCCCGCCTGGTCGCCTGGTCCTTTCCGCGCGGACAAGTGCCGGAATACCTCAAGGCGCCCGTCCTGCTGGTAGCCGTGATCAGCACTTTCGTCCTGTCCAACCTCATCCAGCAGGAAACGGGCCTGCTTGCAGTGACGGTCATGGGTGTCGCCATTGCCAACATGCGGCTCGACAGCCTGCGCGACATACATCCCTTCAAGGAGAACGTGACGGTTCTGCTGATCTCCGGCGTCTTTGTGCTGCTTTCGGCATCGCTGGATCTTGAAGTTCTGCGCCAGTTCGAGTGGCGCTTCATTGCTTTTCTCGTGGCACTGCTGTTCATCGTGCGTCCGGTGACGGTGCTCGTCAGCCTGGCTTTCAGCCGGTTGCCGTGGAACGAGCGTCTGCTCCTGGCTTGGATTGCCCCGCGCGGTGTCGTCGCCGTCGCGATCGCCGGCCTGTTTGCCTTGCGCCTGGGCAAGCTGGGTTATGCCGACGGGAGCATCCTGGTGGCGTTGTCCTTCGCGGTCGTCGTCGCGACGATCGTCGCCCACGGTTTCAGTGTGCGCCATGTCGCGCGCTGGCTGAAAGTGACGGGCGTTCAGCGCAAGGGGCTGCTGATCGTGGGCAGCACGCCCTGGAGCCTGGCGCTCGCCGAACAGGTGTGCTCGCTCGATCTGCCGGTGACCATCTGCGATACCAGTTGGCAACGTCTTTCGGCAGCGCGTCAGGCGGGTATCCCGACCTACCACGGTGAAATCCTCTCGGAATCGACGGAGGAGAGGCTCGACCTGACGCAGTTCCAAGTGCTTGTCGCTATATCGCAGAACGAGGCTTACAATGCTCTTGTCTGCAACGAATTTGCGCCGGATTTTGGGCGCGATTCCGTATACCAGCTGGGCGGGATGGGCGATGACGAGGATCACCGAAGCCTGCCCGAGGCGCTGCAGGGCCGAGCCATGTTTACCTCGGGTCTTGGCGTCGAAGACATCATCGCACGCGAGCAGGCCGGGTGGAGCTTTCGCAAGACCAAAATCAGCGATCAGTTCGATTTCTCGGACGCCCAGGCGGTTTTGCCGGAAGGGGCGGACATGCTCTTCCTCTACCGCAAGGATGGCAAGATCCGCTTCTTCACCCATGCTTCGCGGCCGGCGCCAGAGCCCGGCGACGTGATTGTTTCCTACGCGCCATCACGCCGCCCGGAGCCGCAATCTTCCGGGCAGACAACACTGACAGAGGAGACAGGAGCATGATGCTATGTCGTGGCAGGGACGGCGGGCAGGCTTGGCTTTTGAGTGCAGCGCTGGTCATGTCACTCTCGGCTTGCGGCGGTCCGGGGCGGCACGAAGCGCCTGAAGAAACCGGTTCCGCGGCAAGTGAGGTGGCTGGTGCCGCAGCACAGGACAATTCCCCTGACGTGGACGTCATGCCGAAAAAGTCGATACTTCGTCCCGACGTCAGTCCCTTGCGCGATGCGGCGCCTTCGCTGCAGCCGGTGACGATTACCGTTCGCTTTCCCGAGCAGGGCAAGGAGCCGGATGAGGCAGGACTTGCCGCCATCGACGAGCTTGTCGCCAATCCGACCTTCAAGGCAGGCGGTGCTGTCACGATCTGGGGACACACCGATTCCCGCGGCAGCGACAAGGCCAACCTCGCGGCTTCGAAGAAGCGCGCAGAGGCCGTGCGCGATTACCTGAAGAGCAAGGGCGTGGATACCGATCGCCTTACGGTCATCCCCTTGGGGGAAAGCCGTCCTATTGCGCCCAATCGCAAGCTTGACGGTTCGGATGATCCGGAGGGACGGGCGCGCAACCGGAGGGTGGAAATCCGTGTCCAGCCGCCTGTAATGGAAGCGCAGGGAGGTCCCGACGCTACTGCGACCCGCGAGCCCGAGCCGTTACCCGAATAGTTCGGCCTGACTCCTGCGGGACTTTCGTGTCCGCGGTGACATCCAGGCTGGACTGCACCCAAGTGTATTCCTGCCGAGCATCATCGTTATACCCGACAGATGACGCTTAAGCGCCTTAGAAGTCGATCAAAGTTGAATTTTCAACGCCAATTTCGAATAATCATCATGAAATTGGTAATATAATCAGTGGCATCCGAGCTGTTTCAAAATTGTAATCGGCGCATTTACCAAAGTTTATTTACCCGAAGAAGACACTTGCGGGACAAGAACTCGAGGTGTCTGATCATGATGCGTAGGTTCAAATACAGATATGGTGCGGTGCCTGTCCTGCTGCTCGCCGCTCTGTATCCTGTCCGGCCGGTCCAGGCCCAAACGATAACCGGAACGATCGACGCGACAATCACGCTGGTCGCAGCCTGTGCAGTCAACGGCGATACGGCGACCAGCAATGTCGATTTCGGCTCGCTCGATTTCGGTTCGGTCAGTACTTTTTTCACATCGTCCGACGCTCACGTCGACGGCAATGGATCTGGCAACATTTCGGTGCAGTGCTCCCCCGGCTCCGATGCCACGATAACCATCGATAGCGGCGCGAACGACGCTGCGGTGGCCGGGGGCGGCAGGGCGCTGTCGAACGGTTCGCTGTACATACCCTATGACATCTATTCCGATGCCGGGTTCAGTACTGTTCTTAACAACGGTTCGACGTTGTCCGTGACCGGTGATGGAACCGAGCAGACGGTGCCGATCTACGGCCGCGCCGTGGGTGTCACCGGTCTCTCTCCCGGGACTTATACCGACACGATTTCGGTGACGCTGACCTTCTGAGGGCGGAGGAAAGACTCATGGCATCGCGATGGCGCCGCGTAGCAGGACTGGGGGCAGCACTGGCGGCTGGTCTGTCCACAACGGCGATAGCCCAGACGACGGCCACCTTTCAGGTATCCGCTACGATCGTTTCGGGGTGCGAGATCAATGGTTCCCTTGCCATGGGAGGCGAAGCGCTTGGTCGATACGGATCGCTCGACTTCGGGACTCATCCCTCGCTTTCCACCGATACGGCGTCTGCAGCCATTGCGGCAGATGCCGGCTTGACGTTGAGCTGCACGCCTGGCGTGACCCTGTCGATGGCGCTTGGGGGCGGCCAGCATGGCTCTGCGACACGCAACATGCAGGCTTCGGGGAGCAACGACCTGCTTGCCTATCGGCTTTATCGCGACGCTGCCTTTTCGAACGAGATGCAGGTGGACCAGGCCTATTCGGTCAGTTTCGCCGATCCGGAAGACATGGTCTTGCCCATTTATGCAAGGGTTGTGCTTGGCGGGGATAAGCCGCCGGACACATATTCCGACACCGTCGTTCTGACGCTGAGCTGGTGATGGCCATGGGAGAGGCAAAAGAACCGGCTAGCATGGCAGCAAGCCTCATCGCTGCGGCAATTGCGCTTCTGCCGCTTCGGGCCTGGGCCGCAACAGTCCTGATCTGGCCGATCGACCCGGCTATTGAGGCGGGCCGCGCTGGAACTGAACTCTGGCTGGAGAACCGCGGTTCGTCGGATGTCGTCCTGCAGGTCCGGGTCCTGAGCTGGTCGCAGGAAGAGGGACGCGAAGTGCATTCCGAACAGGATGAAGTCCTCGCCAGTCCGCCAATGGTCAAGGTGGTCCCCGGCGTGCGCCAACTCGTGCGCCTCGTGATGGCTAAACCGGAGCCGCGCGAGCGCGAAGGCGCGTACCGCGTCATCGTCGATGAGATTCCCGCAGTTACCGGCAAGCCCGCAGAAAAGCAGACCGCTACCGCGCTTCGCTTTCGCATGCGTTATTCCATTCCCCTGTTCGTCGCTCCGAAGCAGAGCGGCGCAATGGCTACCCAGCCGCAGTTGAGCTGTCGTCTCAATCCGGGGGGACGCCGTATTCGACTGACCAATACCGGGACGGTTCACGCCCGGCTTGCCGATGCTGTGCTCGATAGCGCAAACGGTTCCGTGCCGCTGGCGCAGGGGCTTCTCGGTTATGTTCTGCCCGGCAGCATCATGGAATGGGCCGTTCCCGGCAAGGCAACCTCCAGCGGTACGTTGCTTGCGAAGGTCAACGGCAATGCGAAGCAGGTGGCGCTTGGCGCCTGCATGCCGCTCTAGATGGTCGGCGCTGGGGCTCCTCGTGGCGCCGGTTGCGGGTCTGGTCCCGTTTGCATCGGTGAATGCACATGCCGATGATGCGCCCGAGCAGATGACACGGGGCTCGGATATCCGGTCGAGCCTGCGCCTTCATCTGGAACTGGTGGTG comes from the Novosphingobium pentaromativorans US6-1 genome and includes:
- a CDS encoding LysR family transcriptional regulator; the protein is MMKLDGVVAFVVTAEAGSISAASRRLGLAKSVVSERLAELERTLGTTLVQRSTRKLSLTNGGRSFLPRAQRILREVEEASSELAARSGKLAGPLRISAPVGFGNLHLGPALGRFLRDYPEIDLSLELDDNFVDAASGGFDAVLRHGAIGDGRLIARRLASSRRLLVASPGYLDECGIPTTLAELERHRGILYSNRASDWRFATASGWSVIRPRAGLRVNSGMLMREAATEGLGIALLPTFFIHEALANGTLTQIDIGQQAEGAELFLTYPKDHGASAKIRAFGDSLRRTFGSPPYWEKIPGI
- the bdcA gene encoding SDR family oxidoreductase encodes the protein MDDFNTKNVLILGGSRGIGAAIVRRFSAGGGEVAFTYAGSKQAAEDLAAETGASAIRTDSADRSELIATVADRGPLDVIVIAAGSLVLGDPLELEADAIDHMIDVNVRAPYHAAVEAARRMNDNGRIIVIGSVNGDRMPFAGGAAYALTKSAMQGMVRGLARDLGDRGITVNSIQPGPTDSDMNPADGPMAETMHSFMAIKRHATPDEIAELTAYIAGPHGAMITGSLQTIDGGFGA
- a CDS encoding CDP-alcohol phosphatidyltransferase family protein, whose protein sequence is MSSSPDTHAGPMVRIQQNLLARSERRILQWLCAHMPGWVTPDILTALGIVGAVMTFAGYAASNWAWQWLWLSIAGYIVQWFGDSMDGSLARFRQIERPAYGYFIDHSCDGLTTVLIVWGLGASPYIAMNVATVALVGYLLLSIHAYLAARVIGEFKLSYLSAGPTELRFMLIGLTLMMMLLGSGKGIFGTTSGFDVFVGAVGSILMVLFIIQTLVTGRRLASGAR
- a CDS encoding cation diffusion facilitator family transporter, yielding MTGCGCEPTAVETAAQRRVLWLALSLNAAMFVVEVTVGLLVGSTAVLADGLDMLSDATVYAIALAAIGRSARFKVNSARLSGVLLLALGIALLWEVARRLQVGVAPEGLWMMAVSLPALAVNVIVLRLLSHQRNGEVHLRAAWIFTRADVVANVAVIFSGLAVMLTGLRYFDLFVGAAIGVYVIREALEILKDARSERNSPA
- the infA gene encoding translation initiation factor IF-1, giving the protein MAKEELLTMEGSVEEVLPDGRFAVLLDNEHRIIAYTAGKMRKFRIRTVAGDRVHVEMTPYDLSKGRIVFRERSPGQPGPGKGRGNFKR
- a CDS encoding cation:proton antiporter, whose product is MEHQALVFALIGVLGIGAQWIAWRTGWPAIALMLFAGVIAGPITGLVLPEQTFGELLEPMISVAVALILFEGGLNLNFRELRKTEGAVTRLVLIGVPVGWGLGAIACYYLAGLVWPVAILFAGILVVTGPTVVLPLLRQSNVAPRPRAILKWEAIVNDPIGALCAVITYEYLRRAEAGGTLIAVVISLLAAAVVAGLIGYAVARLVAWSFPRGQVPEYLKAPVLLVAVISTFVLSNLIQQETGLLAVTVMGVAIANMRLDSLRDIHPFKENVTVLLISGVFVLLSASLDLEVLRQFEWRFIAFLVALLFIVRPVTVLVSLAFSRLPWNERLLLAWIAPRGVVAVAIAGLFALRLGKLGYADGSILVALSFAVVVATIVAHGFSVRHVARWLKVTGVQRKGLLIVGSTPWSLALAEQVCSLDLPVTICDTSWQRLSAARQAGIPTYHGEILSESTEERLDLTQFQVLVAISQNEAYNALVCNEFAPDFGRDSVYQLGGMGDDEDHRSLPEALQGRAMFTSGLGVEDIIAREQAGWSFRKTKISDQFDFSDAQAVLPEGADMLFLYRKDGKIRFFTHASRPAPEPGDVIVSYAPSRRPEPQSSGQTTLTEETGA
- a CDS encoding PLP-dependent aminotransferase family protein; translation: MQSVQQKWLPDIGQSEGPVYLAICAALERDIEGGRLSAGDRLPPQRELAETLGIDPGTVTRAYAEARRQGLIDAEGRRGSFVRGRETSAVSAEIAPFDTGMNLPPIPARSTFAARFMATLQAVMTGPSAINRMQYQPAGGAPEDRHAGAEWLAASGMEANEDNVLVTSGAQTALHAIASSVLQPGDIVCTGPFVYPGWTAICRRANVTLLPLAADDQGIDPDAFARACASSQVRAIYIVPDNENPTTATLCPDRRERIVQIARRHDVLIIEDDSYSRLGEKGPAPLAALAPERTWHVCSLSKLISPSLRIAYLRAPRLRDALQLATDTYETTVMPPPLNLAVSTQWLRDGTWSRLIDEVRGECKARQAIVAQTLPAGSYRGAPAGYHLWVPLGEAVQSYELVSALRPLGVSVVSSEQFRVGPETSGRAVRLSIGGNLDRNQLARALGLLDAMLHHRAGRSSPLI
- a CDS encoding DUF983 domain-containing protein — encoded protein: MADEDNQQPNKGQWIFHCGARGLCPRCGKGKMFRKWLKLNDKCPNCGLSYDFAAPDDGPAFFSLCIVAFPLTFFAVWLQVKFDPPFWVHLVTSFPLLAIGCIVPLQFIKGWLVASQYVNKAQEAGTEKLWADLNARAAREKD
- a CDS encoding cold-shock protein; the encoded protein is MPIGTVKFFNTDKGFGFISPDNGGDDSFVHVSAVQAAGMHTLEKNQRISYEVEVGRNGKASATNLREA